The Micromonospora sp. NBC_01740 genome includes a window with the following:
- a CDS encoding serine hydrolase domain-containing protein, which translates to MTVVDDRLSRMVRTVQAQARVPAVSAALHRADRPLWTCAVGGTGNDTELGPGTRFRIGSVTKTLTAVLTLQCRDDGLLDLDDPLGRHLDPPAHGELTVRRLLSHTAGLQREPYGDVWDTLRMPDADGLVADLARAERVLPPGRRYHYSNLGMALLGRLVGHLRGGTWAEVLAERVLTPLGLAGTSTEPGPHAATGFLVDAYSDEARPEPPTDFGAVGPAAQLWSTASDMARWAAFLADPAALDPAGAVLAPATLEEMRWPATVTDETLWADGFGLGLILVPQGERIMHVGHYGAMPGFLASVYGRRGGEGTPGAMGVAVLGSSGTAGEVLDLPHRLLAAAVEHDPADVTPWQPGPPAPEGVRGLLGRWWGEGFEYVFSWHDGELRARGADDPAGKPPSVFVALPDRPDVFRTVSGREAGELLRLTRDEHGTVVRMHWATYRFTRHQETFERYDFRAGS; encoded by the coding sequence GTGACGGTGGTCGACGACCGCCTGTCGCGGATGGTCCGGACGGTCCAGGCGCAGGCCCGGGTGCCGGCGGTGTCGGCGGCCCTGCACCGGGCGGACCGCCCGCTCTGGACGTGCGCCGTCGGCGGGACCGGCAACGACACCGAGCTGGGGCCGGGCACCCGGTTCCGGATCGGGTCGGTCACGAAGACGCTCACCGCCGTGCTGACCCTCCAGTGCCGCGACGACGGCCTGCTGGACCTCGACGACCCCCTGGGCCGGCACCTGGACCCGCCGGCTCACGGCGAGCTGACGGTGCGCCGGCTGCTGTCGCACACCGCCGGCCTGCAACGCGAGCCGTACGGCGACGTCTGGGACACCCTGCGCATGCCGGACGCCGACGGGCTGGTCGCCGACCTGGCCCGGGCCGAGCGGGTGCTGCCCCCGGGCCGCCGCTACCACTACTCGAACCTCGGCATGGCGCTGCTCGGCCGGCTCGTCGGCCACCTGCGGGGCGGCACCTGGGCGGAGGTGCTCGCCGAGCGGGTGCTGACCCCGCTGGGGCTGGCCGGGACCTCGACGGAACCCGGGCCGCACGCCGCGACGGGGTTCCTGGTCGACGCCTACTCCGACGAGGCACGCCCCGAGCCGCCGACCGACTTCGGGGCGGTCGGCCCGGCGGCGCAGCTCTGGAGCACCGCCTCCGACATGGCCCGCTGGGCGGCCTTCCTCGCCGACCCGGCGGCGCTGGACCCGGCCGGCGCGGTGCTGGCCCCGGCCACGCTGGAGGAGATGCGCTGGCCGGCGACGGTCACCGACGAGACGCTCTGGGCCGACGGCTTCGGGCTCGGCCTGATCCTGGTGCCGCAGGGCGAACGGATCATGCACGTCGGGCACTACGGCGCGATGCCCGGCTTCCTGGCCAGCGTCTACGGACGGCGGGGCGGGGAAGGCACCCCCGGCGCGATGGGCGTCGCGGTGCTGGGCTCCTCCGGCACCGCCGGCGAGGTCCTCGACCTGCCGCACCGGCTGCTGGCCGCTGCGGTCGAGCACGACCCCGCCGACGTCACACCGTGGCAGCCGGGCCCGCCCGCCCCCGAGGGCGTACGCGGGCTGCTCGGCCGCTGGTGGGGGGAGGGTTTCGAGTACGTCTTCTCCTGGCACGACGGCGAGCTGCGGGCCCGGGGCGCGGACGATCCGGCCGGCAAGCCGCCGTCGGTCTTCGTCGCGCTGCCGGACCGGCCGGACGTGTTCCGCACGGTCTCCGGCCGGGAGGCGGGGGAGCTGCTCCGGCTGACCCGGGACGAGCACGGCACGGTGGTGCGGATGCACTGGGCGACCTACCGGTTCACCCGGCACCAGGAGACCTTCGAGCGGTACGACTTCCGAGCCGGCTCCTGA
- the recO gene encoding DNA repair protein RecO, with amino-acid sequence MAGYRRQLYRDDAVVLRAQKLGESDRIITLLTRRHGRLRAVARGIRRTTSKFGARLEPFGHVDLQLAGDPKGNLGSSLHTVSQVEGIDLYGKRFLGDYPRYTAANAIAETAERLTPVEREPSLRLFQLTLGALRALAEGSHATTLVLDAYLLRGMTLAGWAPALTACAVCGTPGRHRAFSVPAGGAVCPDCRPPGAAHPAPATIDLMSALTSGDWRVADATETGVRRECSGLVAAHLQWHLERALRSLPLVDRGAPGAGPVPPSPGAGSGADGVNRGRTE; translated from the coding sequence ATGGCCGGGTACCGCCGACAGCTCTACCGCGACGACGCGGTGGTCCTGCGTGCGCAGAAGCTCGGCGAGTCCGACCGGATCATCACCCTGCTCACCCGCCGGCACGGTCGGCTCCGCGCGGTGGCCCGGGGGATCCGCCGCACCACCAGCAAGTTCGGGGCCCGGCTGGAGCCGTTCGGTCACGTCGACCTCCAGCTCGCCGGCGACCCGAAGGGCAACCTGGGCAGCTCGCTGCACACGGTCAGCCAGGTCGAGGGCATCGACCTCTACGGCAAGCGGTTCCTCGGCGACTATCCCCGCTACACGGCGGCCAACGCGATCGCCGAGACCGCCGAGCGGCTCACCCCCGTCGAACGGGAGCCCTCGCTGCGGCTGTTCCAGCTCACCCTGGGCGCGCTGCGGGCGCTCGCCGAGGGCAGCCACGCCACCACCCTGGTGCTCGACGCGTACCTGCTGCGGGGCATGACGCTCGCCGGCTGGGCGCCGGCGCTGACCGCCTGCGCCGTCTGCGGCACGCCGGGGCGGCACCGGGCGTTCTCCGTACCGGCGGGTGGCGCGGTCTGCCCGGACTGCCGGCCGCCCGGCGCGGCCCATCCCGCCCCGGCCACCATCGACCTGATGTCCGCGCTGACCAGCGGCGACTGGCGGGTCGCCGACGCCACCGAGACCGGCGTACGCCGGGAGTGCAGCGGGCTGGTCGCGGCACACCTGCAGTGGCACCTGGAGCGCGCGCTACGCTCGCTGCCGCTGGTCGACCGGGGCGCCCCGGGGGCCGGCCCGGTCCCGCCGTCGCCTGGCGCCGGGTCCGGTGCGGACGGCGTGAACAGGGGGAGAACCGAGTGA
- a CDS encoding hemolysin family protein — MAVDPVPVMATPTLAAAATGLPDLQLLVFAAGLVVLAGLIAMTEAALAAVSPARAAELARDGARGARTLQAVAGDVVRHLNLLLLLRLLAELTATTLVALVAVDTFGAGWRAALVTAGAMTVISFVVVGVGPRTIGRQHAYVVGRSVAPLVRWLGRALNPLASLLILIGNAVTPGRGFREGPFATQVELRELVDLAEQRGVVEHGERQMIHSVFALGDTIAREVMVPRTEMVWIEERKTLSQALALFLRSGFSRIPVIGESVDDVLGVLYLKDLIRRTQGGAPEDRQLPVAELMRPATFVPESKPVDDLLSEMQAARNHLVIVVDEYGGTGGLVTIEDILEEIVGEITDEYDVERPPVEHLDDGAVRVTARLPVEDLGELFDTDLPTDEVETVGGLLAQSLGRVPIPGAHVEVAGLQLVAEGTTGRRNRIDTVLVNRAESTDTQNGPGRGEHAEPRDDTNRSEERQPADA; from the coding sequence CTGGCGGTCGACCCGGTCCCGGTGATGGCCACCCCGACACTGGCGGCCGCCGCCACCGGCCTGCCCGACCTGCAACTGCTGGTCTTCGCGGCCGGCCTGGTGGTGCTGGCCGGCCTCATCGCCATGACCGAGGCGGCCCTCGCCGCGGTCTCGCCCGCCCGTGCCGCCGAGCTGGCCCGCGACGGCGCGCGGGGCGCACGCACGCTCCAGGCCGTCGCCGGGGACGTGGTCCGCCACCTCAACCTCCTGCTCCTGCTGCGGCTGCTCGCCGAGCTGACCGCCACCACCCTGGTGGCGCTGGTCGCGGTCGACACCTTCGGCGCGGGCTGGCGCGCGGCGCTGGTCACCGCCGGCGCGATGACCGTGATCAGCTTCGTGGTGGTCGGGGTCGGTCCCCGGACCATCGGCCGGCAGCACGCGTACGTGGTCGGGCGGTCCGTCGCCCCGCTGGTCCGCTGGCTGGGCCGGGCGCTCAACCCGCTCGCCTCGCTGCTGATCCTGATCGGCAACGCGGTCACGCCGGGCCGGGGCTTCCGGGAGGGCCCGTTCGCCACCCAGGTGGAGCTGCGCGAGCTGGTCGACCTGGCCGAGCAGCGCGGTGTCGTGGAGCACGGCGAGCGGCAGATGATCCACTCGGTCTTCGCGCTCGGCGACACCATCGCCCGGGAGGTGATGGTGCCGCGTACCGAGATGGTGTGGATCGAGGAGCGCAAGACGCTCTCCCAGGCGTTGGCGCTCTTCCTGCGCTCCGGTTTCTCCCGCATCCCGGTCATCGGCGAGAGCGTCGACGACGTGCTCGGCGTGCTCTACCTCAAGGACCTGATCCGGCGGACCCAGGGCGGTGCCCCGGAGGACCGGCAGCTCCCGGTCGCCGAGCTGATGCGCCCCGCCACCTTCGTGCCCGAGTCCAAGCCGGTCGACGACCTGCTCTCGGAGATGCAGGCCGCCCGCAACCACCTGGTCATCGTCGTCGACGAGTACGGCGGCACCGGCGGGCTGGTCACCATCGAGGACATCCTGGAGGAGATCGTCGGTGAGATCACCGACGAGTACGATGTCGAGCGCCCGCCGGTCGAGCACCTCGACGACGGGGCGGTGCGGGTGACCGCGCGGCTCCCGGTGGAGGATCTGGGCGAGCTGTTCGACACCGACCTCCCCACCGACGAGGTGGAGACCGTCGGCGGCCTGCTGGCCCAGTCCCTGGGCCGGGTCCCGATCCCCGGGGCGCATGTCGAGGTCGCCGGGCTCCAGCTGGTCGCCGAGGGCACCACCGGCCGACGCAACCGGATCGACACCGTGCTGGTGAACCGGGCGGAGTCGACCGACACGCAGAACGGCCCGGGGCGTGGCGAGCACGCCGAGCCCCGGGACGACACGAACCGATCCGAGGAGAGGCAACCCGCCGATGCCTGA
- a CDS encoding PhoH family protein — protein sequence MTGTPPPGPPRVQTRITVPDSKIMVNLLGAGDEILRLVERSVDSDVHVRGNEITITGAPADNALAERIFSELLELIEKGETLTTDAVRRTVGMLEQGGAERPAEVLTLNILSRRGRTIRPKTLGQKRYVDAIDAHTIVFGIGPAGTGKTYLAMAKAVQALQAKQVSRIILTRPAVEAGERLGFLPGTLNEKIDPYLRPLYDALHDMLDPDSIPKLMAAGTIEVAPLAYMRGRTLNDAFIILDEAQNTTPEQMKMFLTRLGFNSKIVVTGDVTQVDLPGGTTSGLRVVREILENVEDVHFAELSSSDVVRHRLVGEIVDAYARWDERENQQAQSVHAVPGRSAQGGRAGRRR from the coding sequence ATGACCGGCACCCCACCTCCCGGCCCGCCCCGGGTGCAGACCAGGATCACCGTCCCGGATTCCAAGATCATGGTCAACCTGCTCGGCGCGGGTGACGAGATCCTGCGACTGGTCGAGCGCTCGGTCGACAGCGACGTGCACGTCCGGGGCAACGAGATCACCATCACCGGCGCCCCCGCCGACAACGCCCTCGCCGAGCGGATCTTCAGCGAGCTGCTGGAACTCATCGAGAAAGGCGAGACCCTGACCACTGACGCCGTGCGGCGTACCGTCGGCATGCTCGAGCAGGGCGGCGCCGAGCGGCCCGCCGAGGTCCTGACGCTCAACATCCTCTCCCGGCGCGGCCGCACCATCCGTCCCAAGACGCTGGGGCAGAAGCGCTACGTCGACGCGATCGACGCGCACACCATCGTCTTCGGCATCGGCCCCGCCGGCACCGGCAAGACCTACCTGGCGATGGCGAAGGCCGTCCAGGCGTTGCAGGCCAAGCAGGTCAGCCGGATCATTCTCACCCGGCCGGCGGTCGAAGCGGGCGAGCGGCTCGGCTTCCTGCCCGGCACGCTCAACGAGAAGATCGACCCCTACCTGCGCCCGCTCTACGACGCGCTGCACGACATGCTCGACCCCGACTCCATCCCCAAGCTGATGGCGGCGGGCACGATCGAGGTCGCGCCGCTGGCATACATGCGGGGAAGAACCCTAAATGACGCGTTCATCATCCTCGACGAGGCGCAGAACACCACGCCCGAGCAGATGAAGATGTTCCTCACCCGGCTCGGCTTCAATTCCAAGATCGTCGTCACCGGTGACGTCACCCAGGTGGACCTCCCGGGTGGCACGACCAGCGGCCTGCGGGTGGTCCGGGAGATCCTGGAGAACGTGGAGGACGTGCACTTCGCCGAGCTCTCCAGCTCCGACGTGGTCCGCCACCGGCTGGTCGGGGAGATCGTCGACGCGTACGCCCGCTGGGACGAGCGGGAGAACCAGCAGGCGCAGAGCGTGCACGCCGTGCCGGGGCGGTCCGCCCAGGGCGGCCGGGCCGGCCGGCGCCGCTAG
- the ybeY gene encoding rRNA maturation RNase YbeY: MSIEIANESGVDVDTDAVLAVARHALDEMGVNPLAELSVLLVDIDYMTELNHRWMGGDGPTDVLAFPMDEGSVDHGPGETSAAGGEPALLGDIVLCPEVAAKQAATAGHAAADELHLLTVHGVLHLLGYDHAEPEEEREMFALQARLLASWRSTRSR; the protein is encoded by the coding sequence TTGTCCATCGAGATCGCCAACGAGTCGGGTGTCGACGTCGACACCGACGCCGTGCTCGCCGTGGCCCGGCACGCCCTCGACGAGATGGGGGTCAACCCCCTCGCCGAGCTGTCCGTGCTGCTGGTCGACATCGACTACATGACCGAGCTCAACCACCGCTGGATGGGCGGCGACGGCCCCACCGACGTGCTCGCCTTCCCCATGGACGAGGGCAGCGTCGACCACGGGCCCGGTGAGACGTCCGCCGCCGGCGGCGAGCCCGCACTGCTCGGCGACATCGTGCTCTGCCCGGAGGTGGCGGCCAAGCAGGCGGCCACCGCCGGTCACGCCGCCGCCGACGAGCTGCACCTGCTCACCGTGCACGGGGTGCTGCACCTGCTCGGCTACGACCACGCCGAGCCGGAGGAGGAACGGGAGATGTTCGCTCTCCAGGCCCGGCTGCTGGCGAGCTGGCGGTCGACCCGGTCCCGGTGA
- a CDS encoding DUF4097 family beta strand repeat-containing protein: MALHRTAAALAAATTLIVAAGCDNLSFRRLDYDNTEAVRISSIRVLPGAGDVTVRAIGAQDEVRIKRVVRYQGGQPDATYEIKGGELVLDTDCGSRCSISYEVTAPDGVSVKGETGSGDVDLSRVGPVEMRLGSGNIRVTASSGPVRAETGSGNIQVAGAGGPVRAQTGSGNVEVDEVAAAVTLRTSSGDITGHRLGGGVDAETGSGDIAVDLTTPASARVHASSGSVDLVVPAGRYRVRSNTDGGDAELGVTDDPSATLVLDLSTGSGDIRVTQR, encoded by the coding sequence ATGGCTCTGCACCGCACCGCCGCCGCGCTCGCTGCGGCCACCACCCTGATCGTCGCCGCCGGGTGCGACAACCTGTCCTTCCGCCGGCTCGACTACGACAACACCGAGGCGGTCCGGATCAGCAGCATCCGGGTGCTCCCGGGGGCCGGCGACGTGACCGTCCGCGCCATCGGCGCGCAGGACGAGGTGCGGATCAAGCGGGTGGTGCGCTACCAGGGCGGTCAGCCCGACGCGACGTACGAGATCAAGGGCGGCGAACTGGTGCTGGACACCGACTGCGGTTCCCGGTGCAGCATCTCCTACGAGGTCACCGCCCCGGACGGGGTGAGCGTGAAGGGCGAGACCGGCTCCGGTGACGTCGACCTGAGCAGGGTGGGCCCGGTGGAGATGCGGCTCGGCTCGGGCAACATCCGGGTGACCGCCTCCAGCGGCCCCGTACGCGCGGAGACCGGCTCCGGCAACATCCAGGTGGCCGGCGCCGGCGGGCCCGTACGCGCCCAGACCGGCTCCGGCAACGTCGAGGTCGACGAGGTCGCCGCCGCGGTCACGCTGCGTACCTCGTCGGGCGACATCACCGGCCACCGCCTCGGCGGCGGGGTGGACGCGGAGACGGGCTCGGGGGACATCGCCGTCGACCTCACGACGCCCGCCTCGGCGCGGGTGCACGCCTCCAGCGGGAGCGTCGATCTGGTCGTGCCGGCGGGCCGCTACCGGGTCCGCTCCAACACCGACGGCGGCGACGCCGAACTGGGCGTCACCGACGACCCGTCCGCCACGCTGGTGCTCGACCTCTCCACCGGCAGCGGCGACATCAGGGTCACCCAGCGTTGA
- the era gene encoding GTPase Era → MSDLQPRPYRAGFACFVGRPNAGKSTLTNAIVGQKIAITSNKPQTTRHIIRAVLHRPESQLVLVDTPGLHRPRTLLGERLNDLVRQTWSEVDVIGLCIPADEPIGRGDRFITGELAELKATVLAVVTKTDLVDRKRLAEQLLAVSELGEFAEVVPVSAVSGHQVDTLVDVMTGYLPESPQLYPDDMLTDDPEQVLVAELIREAALEGVRDELPHSIAVVVEEMVPEGRLMKIYADVYVERPSQKAIVIGHRASRLKHVGTTARRQIEELLGTRVYLDLHVRVAKDWQRDPKQLRKLGF, encoded by the coding sequence GTGAGCGATCTCCAGCCGCGCCCCTACCGGGCCGGGTTCGCCTGTTTCGTCGGCCGGCCGAACGCCGGCAAGTCGACGCTGACCAACGCGATCGTCGGGCAGAAGATCGCCATCACCTCGAACAAGCCGCAGACGACCAGGCACATCATCCGGGCCGTCCTGCACCGCCCGGAGTCCCAGCTCGTGCTGGTCGACACCCCGGGCCTGCACCGCCCCCGTACGCTGCTCGGCGAGCGCCTCAACGACCTGGTCCGGCAGACCTGGAGCGAGGTCGACGTGATCGGCCTCTGCATTCCGGCGGACGAGCCGATCGGGCGGGGCGACCGGTTCATCACCGGCGAGCTGGCCGAGTTGAAGGCCACCGTGCTGGCGGTGGTCACGAAGACCGACCTGGTGGACCGCAAGCGGCTGGCCGAGCAACTGCTCGCGGTCAGCGAGCTGGGTGAGTTCGCCGAGGTGGTGCCGGTCAGCGCGGTCTCCGGGCACCAGGTGGACACCCTGGTCGACGTGATGACCGGCTACCTGCCCGAGTCGCCGCAGCTCTACCCCGACGACATGCTCACCGACGACCCGGAGCAGGTGCTGGTCGCCGAGCTGATCCGGGAGGCCGCCCTGGAGGGCGTCCGCGACGAGCTGCCGCACTCCATCGCGGTGGTCGTCGAGGAGATGGTCCCCGAGGGCCGGCTCATGAAGATCTACGCCGATGTCTACGTCGAGCGCCCCAGCCAGAAGGCGATCGTGATCGGCCACCGGGCGAGCCGGCTCAAGCACGTCGGCACCACCGCCCGCCGGCAGATCGAGGAGCTGCTCGGCACCCGGGTCTACCTCGACCTGCACGTCCGGGTGGCGAAGGACTGGCAGCGGGATCCGAAGCAGCTGCGCAAGCTGGGCTTCTGA
- a CDS encoding acyltransferase family protein — MRNRYLDLLRFLAIVRVVVYHVTGWATLTLVFPAMSVMFALAGSLMAASLHRWGPGAVVRRLRRLLPSLWVLAAVFVPAMLLTGLPLSPKVLLWLFPIADPPANGWGAIALSVIWYLRDYLWFVLASPVALWLFRRAPVPTLIAPYALLAAAELGLLPALPVALHQFGLYFGAWLLGFAHQAGMLRRLANRVLVPVALALAAAGAAWIVTHPGPRGYDLNDNPLGNALWSAAFVLVLLGRGPASAPWVDRSAAFGRVVTMFNRRALTVYLWHMPFVVALTPLVDVVGWSHQDPLGLAIRVALVFALVAAVTALVGWVEDVAARRPPELVPGRARPGPATVDAAADGRTGGPATRHGVDGRAGGPVSGRAVVPAPRAAREPETVEINAG, encoded by the coding sequence ATGCGAAACCGATACCTGGACCTGCTCCGCTTCCTGGCCATCGTTCGAGTCGTCGTCTACCACGTCACCGGTTGGGCCACGCTGACCCTCGTCTTCCCGGCGATGTCGGTGATGTTCGCGCTCGCCGGCTCGCTGATGGCGGCCTCACTGCACCGGTGGGGGCCGGGAGCGGTCGTGCGCCGGCTGCGGCGCCTGCTGCCGTCGCTGTGGGTGCTCGCCGCCGTCTTCGTGCCGGCCATGCTGCTCACCGGGTTGCCGCTGAGCCCTAAGGTGCTGCTCTGGCTCTTCCCCATCGCCGACCCGCCCGCCAACGGCTGGGGCGCGATCGCACTCAGCGTGATCTGGTACCTGCGCGACTACCTCTGGTTCGTGCTCGCCTCGCCGGTGGCCCTCTGGCTGTTCCGGCGGGCCCCGGTGCCCACCCTGATCGCCCCGTACGCCCTGCTCGCGGCGGCCGAACTGGGCCTGCTCCCGGCGCTGCCGGTGGCGCTGCACCAGTTCGGGCTCTACTTCGGGGCCTGGCTGCTCGGCTTCGCCCACCAGGCCGGCATGCTGCGCCGCCTCGCCAACCGGGTGCTGGTCCCGGTCGCGCTGGCCCTCGCCGCCGCCGGGGCCGCCTGGATCGTCACCCACCCCGGACCGCGCGGGTACGACCTGAACGACAACCCCCTGGGCAACGCCCTCTGGTCGGCGGCCTTCGTCCTCGTGCTGCTCGGTCGGGGTCCGGCGAGCGCACCCTGGGTGGACCGCAGCGCCGCGTTCGGCCGGGTGGTGACCATGTTCAACCGGCGGGCGCTCACCGTCTACCTGTGGCACATGCCGTTCGTGGTGGCGCTCACCCCGCTGGTCGACGTGGTGGGCTGGTCGCACCAGGACCCGCTCGGCCTGGCGATCCGGGTGGCGCTGGTCTTCGCGCTGGTCGCGGCGGTGACCGCCCTCGTCGGCTGGGTGGAGGACGTGGCCGCCCGCAGGCCGCCGGAGCTGGTCCCGGGCCGTGCCCGCCCCGGCCCGGCCACCGTCGACGCGGCCGCCGACGGCAGGACCGGCGGACCGGCCACCCGGCACGGGGTCGACGGCAGGGCCGGTGGACCGGTCAGCGGGCGGGCGGTGGTGCCGGCGCCCCGGGCCGCGCGGGAGCCGGAGACCGTCGAGATCAACGCTGGGTGA
- a CDS encoding histidine triad nucleotide-binding protein, producing MGTDCLFCRIVAGEIPATIVRETATTLAFRDIDPKAPVHVLVIPKEHYADVAALAQGDPALAGEVLATAAAVAEDEGLLGDGFRLMFNTGAYGGQEVFHVHAHVLGGAPLGPMLARNLA from the coding sequence ATGGGAACCGACTGCCTCTTCTGCCGCATCGTCGCCGGGGAGATCCCGGCCACGATCGTCCGGGAAACCGCCACCACGCTCGCCTTCCGCGACATCGACCCGAAGGCGCCGGTGCACGTGCTGGTCATCCCGAAGGAGCACTACGCCGACGTGGCGGCGCTCGCCCAGGGCGATCCGGCGCTGGCCGGGGAGGTGCTCGCCACGGCCGCCGCCGTGGCCGAGGACGAGGGACTGCTCGGCGACGGCTTCCGGCTGATGTTCAACACCGGCGCGTACGGCGGCCAGGAGGTCTTCCACGTGCACGCGCACGTGCTCGGCGGGGCGCCACTGGGCCCGATGCTGGCCCGGAACCTCGCGTGA
- a CDS encoding isoprenyl transferase, protein MRAGRREPVPPTPHPSGARPPALPADAVPKHVAVVMDGNGRWAKDRGLPRTKGHEAGEFSLFDTVEGAIELGIPYLSAYAFSTENWRRSPDEVRFLMGFNRDVIRRRRDQLVDLGVRVVWSGRAGRLWKSVISELQTAEEMSRGNSTLTLQFCVNYGGQAEIADAAAAIARDVAAGRLDPGKVNEKTVAKYLYHPEIPEVDLFLRPSGEERISNFLLWQTAYAELIFLDTLWPDFDRRHLWYACELYAQRDRRFGGALPNPVAPPPA, encoded by the coding sequence ATGAGGGCCGGCCGTCGCGAGCCGGTGCCGCCGACTCCGCACCCGTCGGGCGCCCGGCCGCCGGCGCTGCCCGCCGACGCGGTGCCGAAGCACGTCGCCGTGGTGATGGACGGCAACGGCCGGTGGGCCAAGGATCGCGGGCTGCCCCGCACCAAGGGCCACGAGGCGGGGGAGTTCTCCCTCTTCGACACGGTCGAGGGCGCCATCGAGCTGGGCATCCCCTACCTGTCGGCGTACGCCTTCTCCACCGAGAACTGGCGGCGCTCGCCGGACGAGGTCCGGTTCCTGATGGGCTTCAACCGCGACGTCATCCGCCGCCGCCGTGACCAGCTGGTCGACCTGGGGGTGCGGGTGGTCTGGTCCGGCCGGGCCGGCCGGCTCTGGAAGAGCGTCATCTCCGAGTTGCAGACGGCGGAGGAGATGTCCCGGGGCAACTCGACGCTGACCCTCCAGTTCTGCGTCAACTACGGCGGTCAGGCCGAGATCGCCGATGCCGCCGCCGCCATCGCCCGCGACGTGGCGGCGGGCCGGCTGGACCCCGGGAAGGTCAACGAGAAGACCGTCGCGAAGTACCTCTACCACCCGGAGATTCCCGAGGTGGACCTGTTTCTGCGTCCCTCCGGCGAGGAGCGGATCTCGAACTTCCTGCTCTGGCAGACCGCGTACGCCGAGCTGATCTTCCTCGACACGCTCTGGCCCGACTTCGACCGCCGCCACCTCTGGTACGCCTGCGAGCTGTACGCGCAGCGGGACCGTCGCTTCGGCGGCGCGCTGCCCAACCCGGTCGCCCCGCCGCCCGCCTGA
- a CDS encoding SDR family NAD(P)-dependent oxidoreductase, whose amino-acid sequence MTSRAVLVTGASRGIGRAVATAFAAGGDRVAIHHRDSAELAGGLRAELPGEGHVVVRADLTDPDAVRAMVDEAAGLLGGLDVLVNNAGVYGERDAPHPVFGASYEQWRAQWRQVLETNLTGAGNVIWCAAQHMRDRGGRIVNVSSRGAFRGEPEQPAYGASKAGLNALGQSLAVALAPYGITIATVAPGFVETDMTTGHLSGERGAAIRAQSPFNRVARPEEIAAAVHWLASPQAEWASGTIVDLNGASYLRS is encoded by the coding sequence GTGACTTCACGGGCGGTACTGGTGACGGGAGCCTCGCGCGGCATCGGGCGGGCGGTGGCGACCGCGTTCGCGGCAGGCGGCGACCGGGTGGCGATCCACCACCGGGACTCGGCGGAACTGGCCGGGGGGCTGCGCGCCGAACTGCCCGGCGAGGGGCACGTCGTGGTCCGCGCCGACCTCACCGACCCGGACGCCGTACGGGCCATGGTCGACGAGGCGGCCGGCCTGCTCGGCGGGCTCGACGTGCTGGTCAACAACGCCGGCGTGTACGGCGAGCGGGACGCCCCGCACCCGGTCTTCGGCGCCTCCTACGAGCAGTGGCGCGCGCAGTGGCGGCAGGTGCTGGAGACCAACCTGACCGGCGCGGGCAACGTCATCTGGTGCGCCGCGCAGCACATGCGCGACCGGGGCGGCCGGATCGTCAACGTCTCCTCCCGGGGTGCCTTCCGGGGCGAGCCGGAGCAGCCGGCGTACGGGGCGAGCAAGGCGGGGCTGAACGCGCTGGGGCAGTCGCTGGCGGTGGCCCTCGCCCCGTACGGCATCACGATCGCGACGGTCGCCCCGGGCTTCGTGGAGACCGACATGACCACCGGACACCTGAGCGGGGAGCGGGGCGCCGCGATCCGGGCGCAGAGCCCGTTCAACCGGGTGGCCCGCCCCGAGGAGATCGCCGCCGCCGTGCACTGGCTCGCCTCCCCGCAGGCGGAGTGGGCCTCCGGCACCATCGTCGACCTCAACGGCGCCTCCTACCTGCGCAGCTGA
- a CDS encoding cytidine deaminase has translation MPESPAVPAARPTPSDPVELSAEDGKLVVLARGARGRVGAVEGAAVRDQDGRTYAAASVSLPSLTITALQLAVASAVAAGATRLEAAVVVTEASTLDGAGHAAVRDLAADAPIHVAAPDGSVLGTVVE, from the coding sequence ATGCCTGAGTCACCCGCCGTACCGGCCGCCCGGCCCACCCCGTCCGACCCGGTCGAGCTGAGCGCCGAGGACGGCAAGCTGGTCGTCCTGGCGCGGGGCGCGCGTGGCCGGGTGGGCGCCGTGGAGGGCGCGGCGGTCCGCGACCAGGACGGTCGGACGTACGCGGCGGCCAGCGTGTCGCTGCCGTCGTTGACGATCACCGCGCTCCAGCTCGCGGTGGCCTCGGCGGTGGCGGCCGGCGCGACCCGGCTGGAGGCGGCCGTGGTGGTCACCGAGGCGTCGACGCTGGACGGCGCGGGGCACGCGGCGGTACGCGACCTCGCCGCGGACGCGCCGATCCACGTGGCCGCCCCGGACGGGTCCGTCCTCGGCACGGTGGTCGAGTGA